In the Caloenas nicobarica isolate bCalNic1 chromosome 10, bCalNic1.hap1, whole genome shotgun sequence genome, gggggcacAACCGGGGCCGTCGCTGCCGCAGCCTCCGCGCAGGAAACCCCTCGCCCGCCCCGGAaacgcggcggcggcggcgggcggtgCTCGGGGCGGCCCCCGGGGCCCGGTGGGCTGAGCccgggcggcagcgccgggaAACCGTGCGGCCCGGAGCAGCCGGGACCCGGCCGCGGCCACCGCGCAGCACCGGGGCTCGGGACCGGGGAAGGGGCACGGTCAGAGCCGCGCTCGGGCGGTGAACGGGCGGGGACGCAGCCGCTGTCCCACCGCCAAGGCCCGGGGCTCCCGGGGCCGGGCTGCTGCACCGGGGCCTGTCCCGACAGCCACCGCGGCAGACCGGGGATGCGGCAGGCGTTCCTCGCGGCCCGCACCGGGGCAGAGCACGGGCAGGTCCAGGGCCGGGCGGCCGCTGCCCCTGCCCGCACCGCGCTACCGGCACCCGCACCGACgccgggccgccgcccgcctgcgccgccagggggcgcgCCAGCCCGAGCGACGGCGGCCGCGCGGGGCCACACCGCGGCGGAGCGCGAGGGCGCGCGGAGCCCCTCAGCGGCAGGCCACGCCCTCTCTTAAAGCGCCACCGCCCGTGTCGGCAGAGACTCTTGTGCGGGGTCAAAGGTCACCAGCAGGGCCTGCGGTGCGGCCGGAGCAGAGCCCGGTccggcggggccgctgcccccCGGCACCAGCGGGGCCGTTCCGGGGCTCTGGCTGACCCCCCGCAGCCTCAGCCCCGCTCcctgcttgttcctggggagcagagcccgacccccctggctccaagctcctttcaggcaggtcagagatcagaaggtctcccctcagctcctgttctccagctgaacccccagctccctcagccgctcccatcacgcttgtgctccagcctctgAGCTCCCGGGTCCCACCCAGGACACCTCATCAGGCAGCTAACGAGCCGCACCCCACACGGCCGCCGGCTGCGGGGACACCgcaggggacaagggacactGGACACACTGGGGTGGGGCCTCTGCCGAGTCGGGGGGACCCGCGTGCACCAGGGGATGAGGGGATCCGTGAGTGTTCAATCCGGGGCAGGGATCGGCTCGGCCTCCAATCCGGGGCAGGGATTAGCTGGGTGTCCAATCAAAGACAGCGATTGGCTGGGCTTCCAATCAGAAACAGCGATTGGCTGGGTGTTCAATCCGGGACAGCGATTGGCTCGGCCTCCAATCGGGGCAGAGATTCTCTGGGCTTCACCTCTGATTGGCTGAGACCTGCACACACTTTCTGATCCTCTGCTGCAAGTCGCTGTGGGTGCTCCTGGCCCACGGTGCTGATTGGCTGAGGCGGCTGCAGCCTCGTGTCTCCTCATTCTGATCGGCTGCAGTGGGCGTCGGGGCTATTCCACATGCTTCCCCCggccccctggggacacccggggCACCCGCGGGAGCTGGAGTGactgtccctcagctgctcctgatCCTGGAGCACCTGCAGGTCTTTGCACAGATGCCCAGCGCAGCACCCGGGCTGCAAGCTGGGGAGAGAAAGGCCGGTTTGGGTGAAGGTTCCCCCAGCCGGGCCCTGGCCGGGGCAGCAGGAGATGCCGGAGGTGCCGGGGCTGCGGCCCGGCCGCCAGCGTGCGGTGCGCACAGGAGATCAcaagcacctgcagctggaacgGTGTGAGATCCGTTTTCACCCAAGAACATGACCCCCTAGAAAGGAGAAGTGCATCTGCCAGACAAAGGGCTGTGTTTCAGACAAACTGTGCGGTGACTGGTCTGTGCAGCTCCACTGCCTTCCACAGCAGTGGGAACCTCCCGACACAACAGCCGAATCCCAAAGACCTCCGCGAGGAGCAGACCCTCGTCCTCCTCTTGACGGGGGCGAAAGCTCCTTCCCCCATCTGCAGCCATGAGACACTTGGCAGTTGCCAACCGCTCCCCTGACCACACCGTCTTCTGGCCCTTGTCCCATTTGGGGACCTGCCACCTTCTGCCACCACAGCCCCATCCTGCCAGCCTCTGCGGGACCTCAGCCTCCCCCGCTAGTTGTGGCCTCCCTGGGGGGTTAAACAGCATCTCCCCACCACAAGACCTTCAGATTCCTGGATCTTCTGAAATTCTGTTCATCCCTttcttttgggggggggggggcgggggcgggctgtgccaccagctgGTTTAACGTGACCCCTGCGAGGTTTCCAGGGAGGGCAGCGATGCCCAGCAGCCAACGGGGAACGTGGGGTCCCATCAGCCACTCTGCGGCCACGGCCCCTCGGGGCTGTGTGTCACTCCCCTGAGCATCCCTCTATGGGGTAAACCCCCCCGAAGAGAAGGGGTACTCATCCCCAGGATAAAATAAACCCCGAGGTCGGGGGTCCTGGGTGGTCACCATGGAGGAGATGCTGCGTGGGGCTGGTGCAGGGTTGGGCTGACTGCGACCACCCGGCCTGACCACGCACCGGCCCCGCACAGCGAGGGGGGGTCCCCGTCAGGCACCCCCATCCCCGCTACCATCAGACAAGCCGCGCCCCGCAGCTTTGTTCCGCGGTACCGAGGGCGGACCCGGCTCCGGGGGATGAGCGGGCTGggggggacggggcgggggagATCTCAGTGCTCGGGAAACTTGgtgggggggacgcgggggcaCGGCGGGGAGATAAAGGGCGGCCGCGGGCGGCCGAGTTAGGAGGAGCTGTTTTGCATCCCTTCACGTCAGCCCTGCCTCATtccctccttcttccttcctgcgCACCCAGCGCCgggcccggagccgccgccgccccgcgccctgCGGAGCCGCCGCGGGAGCGCACGGTGAGTCCCCGCCGCCGGGCTCCCCCtcgccccccacctcctccaccGCGGGCACCCGCCGGGCCGCAGCCGGGAGTTACCGCTGCGTCGGcgccttctctttcccttccaccTTCCCCCCGCGACGGAGACGGGAGCGAtggcggcgggaggcggggggggcccgggggcggcggTGCCCGCTCCGCACGTggggccgccgccccccgctccccgccgacAAGTTTCCCCGTGGCCGCTCGCAAACTTTCTCCGCGGTGGCGGGGCCGGTGAAGTTGCGGGgagggcggcgcggcgcggcccccggccccggggTCGGTACCTGTTGCGGGAGGGAGCGGCACCCCCGGGCCGGCCGGTGCGGGGGCtccggggggcggcggggcggggggtccGCGCAGGGAACGCCCGGGGGTGGGATGGCCGGAGGGGAGGGAGCGGGCTGAGGATCGGGGCGGTCGCCGAGCAGCCCCCGGGGGTGCCCGGACCCGGCGTATCCTCGCCCCGGAACGGCCGCGGGGACCGGGGCGGGGGCGAAAGCCGGGGGGCCCCGCACGGGCCGCCCCCGAAGTTTGGGGACAGTTCGCGGGCGCTGGGCAGCGGCCCGGCGGTGGCTGTCCCGGGTGTGCAAGCCCGGACTTACAGCGACGGAGGGAAAGGGCCGCGGGGGGCTGAAATGGACGGGGTGGGTGACTCTGCGGGGCCCAGGCTGCCCGGTCCCACGTCGCGCTTTCCGTCGCGGAGGTGCCCCCGACCTCCTGGTGTCGGGACCCCGCGATGGCTCCACGGGAGGGTCTTGGTTTGGGGGTCGGGCCGGGGGCAGCTTTgtctcctgctcccctgccgGGGACAGCAGCTCATCGGGACTCCTTGTTTGTGCAGCCCTTTGATAGCTCCCTGTTAATCAACAGGATGCAGTGGTTAAATTAGttataattaattaattagtcAGTCGTTAGTAGTTTCTTTGTAAGCAGCCTGTGTGGGCAGAGGAGGGCGAGTGATGGAGGGCGGCATCCCGGGGCGCACCCTCCCGCGGCTCTGCACCCGAACTGCGCCGGGCTGCTGGCCTGCGCTCCGGGGCTTCTCCCATCACAGATTCAGACCAGCTTCATGAAGCTGAATATTCAGCAGTTCCAGCAAACATGGTTTCAGTCTGATTTGTGCAGGTTGACCAGACCAGCCACAGCCTTGGTAGGAATGCATCTCAGGTTGGAGGGAGACCCCGGGCCACGATTGCAAGGGAGTGGCAATAGGGACACTCGTGCCAGCATCCCCTTTGGAGCTCCTGGGGGTGACTGAGTCCTGACAGGCGGCTGGGGGATGCAGCTGTGGCAGCAAACACCGTTTCAGCAGCGGGACGGCAGGGCACCCTGTTCGCACCCCTGGGTGACGGCTTCCCCACCGTGGGGTCAGGGACATCCTCCTCCCAAGAGCGACCATGCGCACAGCCCAGGTAACGCCCTGGCGGGGCTGGGCTCCTCTCCTGCTGGCTTCCATTAACGCCCTCCTTGAACAGTGATCGCGTTATAGCCCTATAAAATGGGAAATTAGATCACAGTAACTTGAGCTGTGCTGCACACCGAGAAACATTCCCAGCCTAAACTTGGGAGGTGACTCGGGGGATCAGACGTGGATACCTGTGGTGGAGGGAGTGGGCGCATCTTCCACGGTACCTGAGGAACATGTCTCCTCTTGTTCTTTTGACATCGGCAGTGTTTCGTTTAATCTCTGAGAAAGTGGGTTTAGTTGGTTTTATTGGACCACAGTGCAAAGAAGGTTTTTCATTGATAAACAGTTTAGGAAACTGTAGAGAGGGATGAGCACAAGTGTCGTCCTGCTCTACTGTAAAGCTGGAAACATTAAGGAATAGGCAAAACGGTGGTTTTGTACTGCAAAGAATGTGCCGGCGTGAATCTCGTGAGTGAGAGTGTTGCCCACACTCCTTACGTTTATTTTACATTCAGGCTTTGTTAAGGAGAAGGCTCCAATTCATCTACTTGCTCGTGGTTTGGTTACCATCAGCTGAGCAGGTCGTGTCCGTGGTGTCCGGCCCAGAGCCAGGCCAGAGCGGTGACCCCGTCCCCACAGGCCAGGAGCAAGGGGTTCCTGCCGGATTTGTTACCActgctcccccttccccccGCTGCCCACAGCGGGTCCTGGTTTCCCTTGGCCCGCTACGTCTGCCCTGGTGAAACGGTGAGCGCTGGCAGGCGGGAGCGCAGCTCCTGTCCTGGCCCGCGGAGCCCCTGCCCGCTGTGGGAGCACACGGAGCAGCCCCGGTCCCTGCTCGGGACGTGCTGGCCGCGGACACGGGGCAGGTTTGCCTGGCAGAACGTTGCTGCGAAGTGCTGGGAGTGCCCTGGTCCTGTCCCTTGCGCGTGGCCGGGAGCCCCCGGGATGAGCCGCAGTCCCCGCCGAGCTCCCCGAGCCTTCCCGCAGGgcctggccttggggacagagGACTGGGATCCAGCGATGAGCGTTTTCCCGTTGTCCCTGTCCCACATGTTCCTCCCGCGCCCTGGGCACAGCTCTCCTCTGCCCCCAGTCCTCACCAGCAGCGGGAtctgtgctgggagagggacCAGCTCAGCCCCCCGGTTTTCCCCGAAGCCCGATGTCCCTGGCCAGCGCGGGGCACTGGAGCTGCCCGGGGTGGGCTGGGAAGGTTCTCTCGCTGGGTTGAGCTGTGGGGAGGTTTCTGTATCTGAAAAACTCGTCGTCCGCCACTGTCCTTGGCCCTGGTTTGGGTGCAGGAGCGGGGATCTGTCCCACTGAGACAGCGGACGTGTCGTGTGGTTTCCTTCCCAAACTTTAAATTAAGGGGTGGGGGAaacatgattttaaattttcctgGTGGTGGTCTTTACTCTTAACTGTCCATCACTTGAGTGCCTTGAAgtatttctaatgaaaacaaCTCAAAAAGCCGGGTAATCATCCTGCCTAAAAAGCTCTTTATAAAGTCTGCACCTTCCACGATGCCCTTGTGCTCTTGCTGTCCTGCTATTTCTCTGAACATTTGTACAATGTTCCCTGCAAAGTATCGCAGGTTTTTTTAGTAAAGAAGTGACCTGGGGAGGAAGgcttcttgtttttcagatgCCAGATCTCCTGGATCACTGAGAACGTTCTCAAGTGGGAAGAAAAGCCTCGTCTCccacccttccttccttccttccttccttccttccttccttctcagaCCACCTCTAAtttcacagcagagaaaatgaggGAGACAGGCAGTGTCCGGATTGTTCTTTTGTGTAGGGCAAGGAAAAACTTGCAGCAAGTTCATTTGAAACTTTGTAGGACTTGCTCCTGAGTTAAAAAAGAGGTGGTAGGtgctggggagcactgggggccGTGCAGGGTGGGATGCGGAGCCACAGCAAGGGACGTCCTGCAGCCTGGGGGCTCGAGGGGCATCAGGGTTGTacaaatggatttaaaaaaaaaaacaaaaaaaagacacgttattttttgtttgaagcGGACAATGTTCTTCTCAAGGCTGGAGGGCTGACGATGTTATACTGGGTGTGTGCAGGTCTGTGGGGTGAGATGGGGAATGGCAGCTGGGGGTCTCGGACCGGAGCAGTCCCGAGCTGGCAGGACCTGCGGCGCGGAGCGCGGTCCCGTCACACGCGGAGCTGCGCGGTCCCGTCCCGTCACACGCGGAGCTGCGCGGTCCCGTCCCGTCACACGTGGAGCGCGGTCCCGTCACACGCGGAGCTGCGCGGTCCCGTCCCGTCACACGCGGAGCTGCGCGGTCCCGTCACACGCAGAGCTGTGTGGTCCCGTCCCGTCACACGCGGAGCTGCGCGGTCCCGTCCCGTCACACGTGGAGCGCGGTCCCGTCACACGCGGAGCTGCGCGGTCCCGTCCCGTCACACGCGGAGCTGCGCGGTCCCGTCACACGCGGAGCTGCGCGGTCCCGTCCCGTCACACGCGGAGCTGCGCGGTCGGGGCC is a window encoding:
- the LOC135992294 gene encoding basic proline-rich protein-like, yielding MSKEQEETCSSGTVEDAPTPSTTGSYQRAAQTRSPDELLSPAGEQETKLPPARPPNQDPPVEPSRGPDTRRSGAPPRRKARRGTGQPGPRRVTHPVHFSPPRPFPSVAVSPGLHTRDSHRRAAAQRPRTVPKLRGRPVRGPPAFAPAPVPAAVPGRGYAGSGHPRGLLGDRPDPQPAPSPPAIPPPGVPCADPPPRRPPEPPHRPARGCRSLPQQVPTPGPGAAPRRPPRNFTGPATAEKVCERPRGNLSAGSGGRRPHVRSGHRRPRAPPASRRHRSRLRRGGKVEGKEKAPTQRPLIPRSRVRPRYRGTKLRGAACLMVAGMGVPDGDPPSLCGAGACLQPGCCAGHLCKDLQVLQDQEQLRDSHSSSRGCPGCPQGAGGSMWNSPDAHCSRSE